The DNA region CCCCTTTTAAAATAAAGGTCCCCGGTTCATACGCTGCACCTCctttttttatagtaatttggatcccctgctgtggaaTCACTGTGCACTCAAAgttcaatattttattaataaaatataatattaaaaaaaagttttttttaataaaaaattagaatgtGAGTGAGCGTCCCCTGCTGTGAGTCCTCCAGCAGGGGATCCAAGCCCTTCTATACCGCAATAGAGTTTGGGCTGAGAGTTTGCAGAAGCGAAAAATGAAGAGATTCTTCAAACCAGTAGAGAAAGATGGCTCTTGCAAGAAGGCAGCTCTCTCCCCTCTCTCGTCTTCACCCGCAAAAAATTCCGTGCAACCAACAGAAAATGCTGCTGCTACTACCGTTATTGAGGAGAAAGACGAAACTTCAAAGAAGGAGCCTTCGAAATTCGTGACATGGAATGCAAACAGTCTTCTGCTAAGAATCAAGAACAACTGGACAGAGTTCTCCAAATTCGTCCAAAATCTCGACCCGGACGTGATTGCTATACAAGTAATTGCAACAATGTTGCTGTGAATTTTCTAAATTGCCGTGTGGCAATGTGATTTCTGGGTCGTCTTGTGCATTACACTGGGATTCTCCATTACTGttgtttttcagtttttaattttgtttagttCTGGAAGAAGggtttaaatattttacatggTGGGAAGGGTTTACTTTTGGATGTAAATTTTACATGATCATTAAATTCATGGGGCTCACCTTGATCAAATTATGCTTAGACTTATATAATTTGTACTCTAGTTGAGATATAAGCAATTTTAAACATGTTTACTTGCTTGGGGTATTGAGGAATGCCACTTTCAGGTATCAAAATACCATCTCCCTGCTTTTTATTTCTACAGAAATGTTGCACATAACCAAATTTATACAAAAACTAGGCATGTTCTATTTGTAAGTATTGTTGATACCGTTTTTGGATCATCTGCACTCTTTCATATGCTGCTGCTTTTTTTCTATACATCATACTTGTCTTATTTCATTCTGCTGATGTATCATGTTCTGCTCTTCAGTTTTCTTTTGATGTTTTGTGCCTTTCTAGCTGAACCTTTAGACCGGAGTTTATCTGACTTGACTATGTTTATAGGAAGTAAGGATGCCTGCAGCGGGTTCTAAAGGTGCGCCCAGAAATCCGAGAGAATTAAAAGATGATACTAGCTCCTCACGCGAGGAGAAGCTGGTAAGTTGCAAATTCTGTTTCCAACTTGTTGTCTACAGTTCAATATGCGGGTCtttttgagaaagaaaagaaaaggaaaaaaaatactagtagtagtattcaGTCTTTTCAGTATCCATTAAGATAAGGCCAATTACTTAGTGTTGATTCAGTAGATACTTCATCTCTCAAAATGCAATTTGAGTACTGAAGTCAAAGCCATCAGCACACCCATAAATTAGCAGACATTTGGAATTTGTGGTTATTAATAATACCGACAATTGAGTTTATGGACTAATTCTAATTGATTGAGCTCTGCAGGTTGTGATGCGTGCATTGTCAAGTGCACCATTCAGAGACTATAACGTGTGGTGGTCTCTTTCGGATACAAAATATGCCGGAACTGCATTATTCATAAAAAAGTGTTTCAACCCCAAAAAAGTGTCTTTCTCACTTGATCAAGCAGGTTTGTGACAACTTGAGATTTATTCTTAGGCAGTTGCGGTTCTTTGTGATGTGTGTGTGTTTCActattatatagtactccctccgtcccctaaaaatataaactctttcctttttggtccgtcccttaaaaatagaaactttctatttaaggaaatttctttctctctaatgaggtgggacccattttccactaacacacttttctttctatctgtctcatactttaccaattttgcattaaaacccgtgtcattacaaaagttcatatttttaggggacggagggagtactagattTCATACCAATCCAATATATTGATGGTGTTGCTTTAGGACAACTGATAGGTGTTTCTAATTGTGAAAAGCAAATGGAATATGATGGACATAAATAACTTCAAGCACATTGACCTGAAGTAACTATCAAAAAAATAGTCCTAATTCCTTTAATCAACATACTTTCTTCTTATGCTTTTGTAGTTATCTAAGTAAATAGTTGATGCTAACCATGTTGTATGACAAGAGAATCTGAATAGCGGATCAATATGATTCTACTTGCTTTTCTTGGTTGGTTGGTAATTTTTTCATATAAGGCAATGATATGCTACTAAATATCTTCATATTTGCTAATTGTTGTGTGATGTAGCTGTTACAGATTGACTTCTTAGGAATCAAATATCTTTTTGTTTCCAGTGTCATCTTTTATTTCCTTAATTCGAAAAAGTTATTTAGGGTTGGAACAAAGGGATGGTCCAGGATTTTGCTTCTGGGACCTAGTTTATTTTGTTATATAAGCAGTAGGCTTGGAGTTATTTAGAATATTCACAAGATTTATCTTTGTAGTCAGCAGATTTTCTGCTTTGGTAGGCTTTGGCCAAAGGAACTTCTCTTCGACTAACTTTTCTCCACAGGCGTAAGCCTGAGAACCTTGCTCCTTGCTGCTCCACTTCTAAACTACAGTTTATGTTCTAATTTTTCTTCTACttaatcttttctttttcacaaaCATCCTCAACTCCATCAGTAGCTCTTAGATTTTACTTGATTTGAAAGTTTACTCACATATAACATATGAAGCATATTGCATTTTTATCCTTAAGCAGAATATCCAGGCGTATGGAAGTGAATTAATTCCAGCTAATATATCTTCCAGCTTAAAAGTTTAtgttttctattaattttttatttggtaAAGGACAGGGGCATCTCCCGTGTCTTTGGTGGGGAATAAGTTACAAGCCTTGAAGTGTCTGTGTCTGTACTTGAGTTGTATTCAATAGCTGCAAAATCATGCCAAAATTTGAAACGATGAACTAAAACTTCTGAAATTTGTTGAAACAAGGTCTAATGAGTGAAAAGGTTGTTTATAAGGCCAATGTTTGACCGATGTATCATGCTATAATGTATACTTTTGTGTATATGTAAACAAGATGGATGATTCCCAATGGAAAAAAGtatctatttttttcaatttgtgtataattttaaCAATCACATGTGAAGGCTATTTAATACTATATGAAAGTTCAGGGGGAACAACAGTATCAAATATGAGGCGTGAATGCATAAATTGATTCTAAATTGCTTGGAGGAAAGAGAAAGGTGACATGGAGAACTCCATGAAATAAGAATGACTGTATCTGGCCATTTGTTGGTAGGTTAAGGATTCTCCTGATCCAGTTTAGCTTGACTTTGATTAATTATTTGGAAGTGGACACTTCAATTTGGATAAACTTTACGTTGTAAGTAGTGGGTATTTTCTGTATTGGAGATATCAATATCTGAAAAATCATATGGACATGCCTGGGATTGTCTTTTGAAATGCTGCAGCCTATATTTTGGATGAGATTTTTAGAAAGTTACAAATATGCCCGTTTTAGGTTCAAAGCATGAACCTGATGGCCGGGTTATTTTGGCTGAATTTGAATCTTTCCGTCTATTGAATACATATGTTCCGAACAATGGATGGAAAGAGGAGGAGTCCTCATTTCAGAGGAGAAGAAAGTGGGATAAGAGGATGTTAGAGTTTGTTACCAGAACTTCTGATAAGCCCCTAATTTGGTGTGGCGATCTAAATGTCAGGTACTTTTCCTAATTCatagtatttgatttatataaGTAACCTCTTATTTCACAATCCTTCAACGATATATGGTTCTTTGGCTGGAATTATGGTTCCCCCCTTCCCCAGGCTTTCAAGATTCACAGTTTTTTTCTCACTTATTTGCAGTAATAAGATGTATTTTGAACTTttagtaaaatatttatttcataCCTGTCACTGAATTATACACTGTCCCATAAAACTTAACCACCCTCCATTTAATATGGTACTTCATTGGTGATCCGTGGTCCTCTGTCCCATGAAATAGATCACTTGGTATACTGCTCTATTCATATAAATTGAAGTTTAAAAGTTTGTTTGCCATTTAAATCGAAACCTTTAAATGGATTTGCATGTACGACACGTTTAAAATGCTGTCGTCAAGTAACCAACCTTTGAATTTTTTGCAATTAAAACTTGCCTTGTAATTTCTGACCACTGAAGTTTCAGGCTCCTGCAGTGAGCCCTTGATTCAAGAAATCAAATGCTAGGCTTTGACAGAATCAATGAGGGGAACCTTATGACATACGGCTTGACATCCAATATTTATTGACTGTGACACATTCAATAAAGCAGTTCCCAGTAGTTTCCACTGGACTGGATGGCGAGACTATCACTCAAAGAAAGTAATGGACGTTAACCCACATGCCAAAATGTTCCTGTCCTTGAGGAAGTCAAAGGCCGACCTATGATTTCTTGAATCAAGGGTTTGGACAACTGGAATTTGCAAgtttagatttttaaaaatttgggcAAGTTTTAATTACAAAAAGTGAAAGGTTGGTACTTGTTTGCAACATTTAAAAAGTCAGGCTGAATTACGACTGTATAAATTGAATGTTCCCTTAGCTATGTATTTCATCGTGCCTCAAATTTTAGTGATAAACATTAATGTAAAGTAATGGACTTCCATACTGGAGTATATTACATGAAAACTGCAATTTAAGCAGCATGAAGTTCAGTAGATGCTGTTCAGTTCTTACGTTCGTAGATTTGATACCCTTCTTCTAATATGTTGTCACTATTCTGCTGTGCAGTCATCAAGATATAGATGTAAGCCATCCTGAATTCTTTGCTGCAGCAAAGCTCAATGGTTATGTTCCACCCAACAAAGAGGTGATGCATTATAGAAGCTAAATTGGTGCCTATGGTGTCTAGTATTGAAACAAGAGTCAGTAAGTCTTGTGAACGAACAATAAGAGTAGCCATGTTGCAAAACTGTCTCGGCATAAATGGCtgcaatttatattattaagtTGATTATCTTGCAAACATACTATACAGTTAAAAGTTATGGATGAAGATCTAAGTAAAACATATATTTACAATGCAGGATTGTGGCCAACCTGGATTCACATTGTCTGAGAGGATGCGTTTTGGTTCCATTCTAAAAGAGTACGTATCTTGATATGCTTATACTATTAGATATCTAAGCACATCAGGAAATGATACCTGTCTAAGTATTACATAAGAAACCTAGTGATTAGACTTTTGTGTACACAGGGGAGCTCTGGTTGATGCATATAGACATCTACACAAGGAGACAGATACGGAACCTGGGTTCTCCTGGTCAGGGAACCCCATTGGAAAGTAAGAACTTATTGTTTATTTATTGTTGTATCCTGCCAGAAACTATAGACATGTAACTCATATGAAGATTAAGTTGGGCTGATGAGATTGATGGTTGTCACTCTTCATATAAGTCCAGTCTGTATTGGAGCTCATTCGGACCAACTAAAAACTTTTGCAGATACCGTGGGAAAAGAATGAGAATCGATTACTTTGTTGTTTCAGAGAAATGGAAGGAGAGAATCGTCGCTTGTGAATCACACGGGCATGGTATCGAAATGGAAGGTATATCGCACTAGATATCTTGTTATTTGGTAACGAACACAACCTATTTTCTTGAGCGATGCCTGAGTTGGTGTATTTAAATTGTTCAGGTTTCTATGGTAGCGACCATTGCCCGGTGTCCCTGGAACTATGTGAAGTGAGCCATACTTCTAATTGAGTTCATCATCATTCATCCAATTTCAGATTCTATATTGTGTATTGATTATTAAGTAGAAGCTGAGATGAGATTCTCAAACTGTTGGTAACGTATTTAATGTGCACAAAACTAAATGCTTATTTGTCATCTCAAATTTGATATAGGGGTGACTTTATTTTATGACAAACCCAATGTTAATTTGGCTTTCTTGGATGATACAGATAGATAGGGCAAAATGTAACGATTTTGTCTTCTAATTGCTATCCCCatcaaaacataaaacattccgATGGTATATATAGGTCTTGGGATTGGTAGATACTCCAGTTTACTTCAGATTTCGGAATAACATTTTTCTATGAGGCCAAATTCGTCAGCAATCCAAAACATCAAAATACATATGATGGGCTGCCCATAAATTCCCAATACATAAAACACTGGATAAGTCAATCAACAACTCTTGATGAACAAACCAGAAGCAAATCCTAACCCCAcaaatcttaatttttttttaaaaaatggtatCATAGACTACAtcaataaaagaaagaaagtcATGATAAGTTTAAAATGAGAACATATTATCCGTTCTATTGGAAATAAGCATATGATAATGACTCATATATGgataatattagtaataatgAGATGATAACCgaacaattcaaaataaaatatttgaatgttctactattttatttatactattaaaattttatttttcggtTATTTGTTAGTCAGGTCTTTGGTATTGCATTAATTTGTTTTCGTCAAATTCGGAATATTTGGGAAACAGATCtgttaatttgtttttatctATATACACACCTAGAAATTAGAATAAGTTATTAATTTCAAAAACCAGAAACGCCGCCTTCTTCACCTACCATCCCATCCCTCTTCTTCTCCTTTTTCTCTATTCCTCCGCCGGCTGAACCCTAGCAGTTTCTGAATATCTGCGGCGGCGTATCTGGTACGAATTACGCCGCCTCTTTTTAAATGCACGAgcattcaaattcaaattaatcaCTCTTCCGATATTTTTCCTGTTTACATAATCTGGATTTTGATGCTTCCAATTTGCATTTTTTAAGTTTAGGGTTACTGCCCCTGTTGATCCCACTTTTATATTTTCAGTTGTGAGCAGAATCGGCAATGGCGCATTCTCTACTTCAACCAACCATATTGCATTCCTCTTCAACCAGTTCTAGGCagtttattcggtctaatgagAGTAAAAGATTGTCGGCGACTATGTTTTGTTGCTCGCGATCCGCTCGTATGAGACTGAGCAGTTTCTCAGGATTGCGGCGAGCTAATTCCGTTGACGCTATGGTGCACCAAGGCCAGCACACGTTCCTATCGAACGTGGCAGCTGCAACCACCGTCAATAGACGAGGGAGGAGTTCGCGGATGACACCGCGAGCCATGTTTGAGCGCTTTACGGAGAAGGCAATCAAGGTCATTATGCTGTCACAGGAGGAGGCGAGGCGTCTGGGACATAATTTCGTTGGAACGGAGCAGATATTGTTGGGGCTCATTGGTGAGGGCACTGGACTTGCTGCAAAGACTCTTAAGGCCATTGGGATACACTTGAAAGATGCCCGTATTGAGGTGGAGAAGATAATTGGGCGGGGAAGTGGATTTGTTGCTGTGGAGATACCATTTACCCCTCGCGCTAAGCGTGTGCTGGAACTCTCGCTTGAGGAAGCCCGTCAACTTGGTAACTAGTCTTGCaaagtttctttttctttctctaagTTTTTAGATAGGAGTATTATTCAATGACTTACTGCCAAGTGTAATTTCTGGGGTTTTAGTTATTAGTTTGTGATAATGGTCCGTTAAGTTGTCCTGTTTTGCTTAGCTTTGACTTCTTATAGTGAAAATGGCTCAATTTGCTACCAATTGTTTGACAGTGACTAATTTGAAGACAGATTCTATTTCGTTTTCgatgttatttatttatgtttttggtTCAGGACACAATTATATTGCACCAGAGCACCTGCTACTGGCATTGCTTCGTGAGGGTGAAGGTGTTTCTGCACGTGTCCTAGAGGCTTTAGGTGCTGACATCAGTAATATTCGAACTCAGGCAAGTATTGGGATTTCCTTCCTAATGTCTggttattttatcattttatgattaCATTGAAATAGAAGGATTTTGCATTTGGTAAAATAGGTCATTAGAATGATAGGTGAGAATCAAGATCCTGCTACTGTTGTGGGAGGAGATAGAAGCTCTGGCAGCAATATGCCCACTCTTGAGGAGTATGGTACCAATTTAACCAAGCTTGCAGAAGAGGTaagttttcttgattttttatttatgagtTTGGACCTGTATGGAGGTATAATTGAAGTTACTTTTGTCTTTCTAGGGTAAATTAGACCCAGTTTCTGGAAGGCAGGAACAAATCGAACGTGTCGTCCAGATTTTGGGAAGGCGCACAAAAAATAATCCTTGCCTTATTGGAGAACCTGGTGTTGGGAAAACAGCTATTGCTGAGGGTCTTGCTCAAAGAATAGCAAATGGAGATGTTCCCGAGACTATTGAGGGGAAAAAGGTTACACCAACACTTACTATGTCTATCATAAGAAATAGCCGCAAAGCTTTACATTATTTTAATCCTTGAATAATATTGTCTTTGACTCATTGATGAACGATAAACCCCCAGCACATCAAGCAACATCTGCCTTGACATCTATGTAATCAATTGAATTCTCAGTTGCTTTAGTTATGAAACTGATGCCCACTTCTGGAGGAATATTTGATTATTCACGGAATTATGATCAGATTCAGAATACATTTTCCAAATTACAAAttccctttcctttttcttcctCGTATTTTCTTGTTGATGTAATGATTTCTTACATATCAGGTGATAACATTGGATATGGGTCTCCTTGTTGCTGGGACAAAATATCGTGgtgaatttgaagaaagattaaAGAAGTTGATGGAGGAGATTAGGAAAAGTGATGACATTCTACTTTTCATTGATGAAGTACACACTTTGATTGGAGCAGGAGCTGCTGAAGGGGCTATTGATGCTGCAAACATCTTGAAGCCCGCATTAGCTCGAGGTGAACTACAGGTAAGATCAGAAGAATACCATGTAAAAGATGAAGCATGAACATTTTAGATTTTTGAGGTTGTTAGTTTCAATGTTCAATATACTCTTCTTTGAGCATAGACTTTAATAATCTCTTTCCCAAACTAACTTGGGTCATTCTTGTCCGCAGATGATGCATTTCGATTCTTTGTATTAGTGGTTAGACAATTTTTGTGGTAGGCGATCTCTGTGTCATGCATATAGATAGGATAAAGAAGAATATTTGCTGATCCGTGGCAGGTGAAAGAGCTTGTAAATCTTTTATCTTCACCTGGCTGATGTAATCAATAAATCCTGGAGTGTTTGCATACTGCTGAGAATTCCACTTGGATACTGGGACAGGGTGATTTTCGTTTTGACTTTAACTTGAAGGTTTTCTGAATGATATACAATTCTAATAACTTTACCTCTATTATCTGTAGATTTGGTTAGTTATAGTTATCTCATTCGTGGACATCTTGATTGTGCTTACTATATCATATCCGTGTACTTAATCATGTAATTGCAGTGCATTGGGGCTACTACACTCGATGAATACCGAAAGCACATTGAGAAGGATCCTGCACTAGAAAGAAGGTTTCAACCTGTTAGGGTGCCTGAACCTACTGTAGATGAGGCCATTGAGATTCTTAAAGGGCTCCGGGAGCGGTATGAAATACACCACAAGCTTCACTACACAGATGAAGCTTTAGTTGCTGCAGCACAATTGTCCCATCAGTATATCAGGTATAATTAGTAGTAAGACATTTCTCAATCATAATGATTAATATGTACTTGAAGGACCAATCGACCTGGGACAATTGTTTCCATTTCTTTTCAATCATCAAGAAAATGAAACTGGTTATATCAGTTGTATGTTGTAGTATTTGTTAGTATCTTCTTTGTGGACATTATGAATGTGAAAATGAAAGGAAATTTGTGCACACACCAAATAAACTGAATATCGGCTTGCTTGTTGCAGTGACCGATTTCTGCCTGATAAAGCTATTGATTTAATTGATGAAGCTGGGTCCCGGGTCCGACTCCAACATGCACAGGTAAGGCCGTGGCCTCATAGCTAACTCAACTTGCTTCCTTATGGTTATGATGATTCTTATACATTTTTCAGCTTCCTGAAGATGCTAAGGAACTAGAAAAGTTCATCAGGGGGGTAACAAAGGAAAAGAATGAAGCTATTCGAAGTCAAGATTTTGAGAAGGTAAGTTGTGCACATAATATTTAATTGTCCTATATAAGATGTCAAATCCGGAATATGTATTACTCTTAATTTAAATGCGGGTTGGAACTCAGATACTGAGCTTTTTGTAAGccgttattttttttataggcTGGAGAGCTACGTGATAGAGAAATGGATCTTAGGGCACAAATGTCCATTCTTGTTGAAAAGAACAAGGAGATGACCAAGGCAGAAACTGAGGCTGGGGAAGGAGGCCCTGTTGTTACTGAAGTTGACATTCAGCATATCGTTTCTGCTTGGACAGGTATCCCAGTTGAGAAGGTCTCAATCGATGAATCTGGACGTCTCCTCAAGATGGAGGAGACACTCCACACAAGGGTCATTGGGCAGGACGAAGCTGTCAAAGCCATTAGTCGTGCTATTCGCCGTGCCTGGGTTGGGTTAAAAAATCCCAACCGTCCTATTGCTAGCTTCATATTTTCTGGTCCTACTGGTGTGGGGAAATCGGAACTAGCTAAAGCCCTGGCTACCTATTATTTTGGATCTGAGGAAGCCATGATCCGACTTGATATGAGTGAGTTCATGGAGAGGCACACTGTTTCAAAGCTCATTGGTTCACCTCCTGGATATGTTGGTTACACTGAAGGTGGGCAGCTAACCGAGGCTGTTCGTCGTCGTCCTTACACAGTTGTGCTTTTTGATGAGATTGAGAAAGCCCATCCTGATGTTTTCAACATGATGCTTCAAATTCTTGAAGATGGTAGGTTGACCGACAGTAAAGGTAGAACAGTAGATTTCAAAAATACTCTTCTGATCATGAcgtcaaatattggaagtaATGTAATAGAGAAGGGAGGACGTCGTATTGGTTTTGATCTGGATTACAATGAGAAGGACAGCAGTTACAACCGGATCAAGAGCCTAGTGACTGAGGAGCTTAAACAATATTTCAGGCCAGAATTTTTGAATAGATTGGATGAGATGATTGTATTCCGACAGCTCACCAAGCTTGAAGTGAAGCAGATATCTGATATTATGCTGAAGGAGGTGTTCAAGAGACTGGAAGTCAGGGATATTGAGCTTAATGTGACTGAGAGGTTTAGAGATAGGGTGGTTGATGAAGGATATGATCCAAGCTACGGAGCTAGACCACTCAGACGAGCTATAATGAGATTATTAGAGGATAGCATGGCAGAGAAAATGCTTGCACGTGAGATCAAAGAAGGTGATTCAGTTATTGTTGATGTTGATTCTGATGGCAAAGTCGTACTTCTGAATGGTAGCAGCGGCGTTGCTCCAGAACCATCTCCTGAACCAGTGGTATTCTAGATTTCACTGCTTGTTTGATTACCTGCTGATACATTTCTTCTGCACATTGTCGTTTGGAAGAAATCGACCCAGGCAATCAGATAGAAGATGATTTATATGGAGTTTAGTGCGtgttgtagttttttttatttgggaGGTAAGTTCTACACTAGAATGATGGCAAGGGTATTTAATTGTCAATGAGAAGGATAATAAAATATGGTGCCCCCGTTTCTCTTTCTCTGAAATGTCTTGTTAGGGGCAATGGAGATGGAAATGGGATTATTTACATTGATGTGGGGATTTTGGACAAGATAAATGATCAATTTGATCTTTGTTCAGTCTTACCTATTTTGCTATTGTCACTTAAAAGCTCGGATCCAGAATTTCACTCATTACTTGAAAACTCCTCATATCTAAAATTTTAATAGCATGCAA from Salvia splendens isolate huo1 chromosome 9, SspV2, whole genome shotgun sequence includes:
- the LOC121746553 gene encoding DNA-(apurinic or apyrimidinic site) endonuclease-like — its product is MKRFFKPVEKDGSCKKAALSPLSSSPAKNSVQPTENAAATTVIEEKDETSKKEPSKFVTWNANSLLLRIKNNWTEFSKFVQNLDPDVIAIQEVRMPAAGSKGAPRNPRELKDDTSSSREEKLVVMRALSSAPFRDYNVWWSLSDTKYAGTALFIKKCFNPKKVSFSLDQAGSKHEPDGRVILAEFESFRLLNTYVPNNGWKEEESSFQRRRKWDKRMLEFVTRTSDKPLIWCGDLNVSHQDIDVSHPEFFAAAKLNGYVPPNKEDCGQPGFTLSERMRFGSILKEGALVDAYRHLHKETDTEPGFSWSGNPIGKYRGKRMRIDYFVVSEKWKERIVACESHGHGIEMEGFYGSDHCPVSLELCEVSHTSN
- the LOC121748366 gene encoding ATP-dependent Clp protease ATP-binding subunit ClpA homolog CD4B, chloroplastic-like produces the protein MAHSLLQPTILHSSSTSSRQFIRSNESKRLSATMFCCSRSARMRLSSFSGLRRANSVDAMVHQGQHTFLSNVAAATTVNRRGRSSRMTPRAMFERFTEKAIKVIMLSQEEARRLGHNFVGTEQILLGLIGEGTGLAAKTLKAIGIHLKDARIEVEKIIGRGSGFVAVEIPFTPRAKRVLELSLEEARQLGHNYIAPEHLLLALLREGEGVSARVLEALGADISNIRTQVIRMIGENQDPATVVGGDRSSGSNMPTLEEYGTNLTKLAEEGKLDPVSGRQEQIERVVQILGRRTKNNPCLIGEPGVGKTAIAEGLAQRIANGDVPETIEGKKVITLDMGLLVAGTKYRGEFEERLKKLMEEIRKSDDILLFIDEVHTLIGAGAAEGAIDAANILKPALARGELQCIGATTLDEYRKHIEKDPALERRFQPVRVPEPTVDEAIEILKGLRERYEIHHKLHYTDEALVAAAQLSHQYISDRFLPDKAIDLIDEAGSRVRLQHAQLPEDAKELEKFIRGVTKEKNEAIRSQDFEKAGELRDREMDLRAQMSILVEKNKEMTKAETEAGEGGPVVTEVDIQHIVSAWTGIPVEKVSIDESGRLLKMEETLHTRVIGQDEAVKAISRAIRRAWVGLKNPNRPIASFIFSGPTGVGKSELAKALATYYFGSEEAMIRLDMSEFMERHTVSKLIGSPPGYVGYTEGGQLTEAVRRRPYTVVLFDEIEKAHPDVFNMMLQILEDGRLTDSKGRTVDFKNTLLIMTSNIGSNVIEKGGRRIGFDLDYNEKDSSYNRIKSLVTEELKQYFRPEFLNRLDEMIVFRQLTKLEVKQISDIMLKEVFKRLEVRDIELNVTERFRDRVVDEGYDPSYGARPLRRAIMRLLEDSMAEKMLAREIKEGDSVIVDVDSDGKVVLLNGSSGVAPEPSPEPVVF